Proteins found in one Oculatellaceae cyanobacterium genomic segment:
- the purF gene encoding amidophosphoribosyltransferase yields the protein MIPNHSFSSDEYSVNSQDTRPDKPEEACGVFGIYAPGEDVTKLTYFGLYALQHRGQESAGIATFQGEEVNLYKGMGLVSHVFNESILSQMPGDMAVGHTRYSTTGSSKVVNAQPAVVETRLGKLALAHNGNLVNTTTLREELLKRDCNLITTTDSEMIAFAIAEQVNEGQDWLEGAIRAFHQCQGAFSLVIGTPAGLMGARDPNGIRPLVIGILEGSPQRYVLASETCGLDIIGAEYLRDVEPGELVWITDDGLASFHWSKEPQRKLCIFEMIYFARPDSVVHDETLYSYRMRLGRQLAAESPIDADIVIGVPDSGIPAAIGFAQSSGITYAEGLIKNRYVGRTFIQPTQAMRESGIKMKLNPLKDVLAGKRVVIIDDSIVRGTTSRKIVKALRDAGATEVHMRISSPPVTHPCFYGIDTDTQDQLIAATKSVEEIAQLIGVDTLAYLSIEGMLKSTGEDTNNFCSACFNGDYPIAIPETVKRSKLILEKAVTA from the coding sequence ATGATTCCCAACCATTCCTTCTCTTCTGACGAGTATTCTGTTAATTCCCAGGACACTCGACCAGACAAGCCAGAGGAAGCCTGTGGTGTTTTCGGTATCTATGCACCAGGGGAAGACGTTACCAAACTTACTTACTTTGGGCTTTATGCACTCCAACACCGAGGTCAGGAATCTGCTGGCATTGCTACCTTTCAAGGCGAAGAGGTAAATTTATACAAAGGCATGGGGCTAGTTTCCCATGTTTTTAATGAATCTATATTGAGTCAGATGCCTGGGGATATGGCAGTTGGTCATACCCGTTACTCTACAACTGGTTCTAGTAAAGTAGTCAATGCCCAGCCTGCTGTTGTAGAAACTCGCTTAGGTAAACTCGCTTTAGCACATAACGGAAATCTTGTCAATACAACAACATTAAGAGAAGAGTTACTGAAGCGCGACTGTAACTTAATCACGACAACAGATTCCGAAATGATTGCATTTGCGATCGCCGAACAAGTAAATGAAGGTCAAGATTGGTTAGAAGGGGCAATTCGTGCCTTTCACCAATGCCAAGGCGCATTTAGTTTAGTAATTGGTACACCTGCTGGCTTAATGGGCGCACGTGACCCAAATGGTATTCGTCCCCTAGTAATTGGTATTTTGGAAGGTAGCCCTCAGCGTTACGTTCTCGCTTCTGAAACCTGCGGCTTAGATATCATCGGTGCAGAATATCTACGCGATGTAGAACCAGGGGAATTAGTTTGGATTACCGACGACGGTTTAGCTTCCTTCCACTGGAGTAAAGAACCACAGCGCAAGCTTTGCATATTTGAAATGATTTACTTTGCGCGTCCTGATAGCGTCGTACATGACGAAACTTTATATAGCTACAGGATGCGCTTAGGTCGTCAACTCGCAGCAGAATCTCCAATAGACGCTGATATTGTCATTGGTGTACCTGATTCTGGTATTCCAGCAGCGATTGGCTTTGCACAATCCTCTGGAATTACCTATGCTGAAGGTTTAATTAAAAACCGCTACGTTGGTCGCACCTTCATCCAGCCAACTCAAGCAATGCGCGAGTCTGGAATTAAAATGAAGCTTAACCCCTTAAAAGATGTATTAGCAGGTAAGCGAGTCGTCATTATTGATGATTCCATCGTTCGGGGAACCACTAGCCGTAAAATTGTTAAAGCTTTACGTGATGCTGGTGCAACTGAAGTGCATATGAGAATTTCATCACCCCCAGTAACTCACCCCTGCTTCTACGGTATTGATACTGATACCCAAGACCAGTTAATTGCTGCTACTAAATCAGTAGAAGAAATAGCTCAACTTATCGGTGTAGATACACTAGCTTACCTCAGCATAGAAGGGATGTTGAAATCTACAGGTGAAGATACCAACAATTTCTGTTCTGCTTGTTTTAACGGCGATTATCCCATTGCAATTCCAGAAACAGTAAAGCGTTCTAAGTTGATATTAGAAAAAGCTGTTACTGCTTAA
- the purL gene encoding phosphoribosylformylglycinamidine synthase subunit PurL, which translates to MSAISSSPFSLAEITSEGIKPEEYEEIVQRLGRHPNKAELGMFGVMWSEHCCYKNSRPLLKQFPTEGDRILVGPGENAGVVDLGDGLQLAFKIESHNHPSAVEPFQGAATGVGGILRDIFTMGARPIAILNSLRFGSLEDGRTKRLFSGVVEGISHYGNCVGVPTVGGEVYFDPAYSGNPLVNAMALGLMETSEIVKSGASGLGNPVLYVGSTTGRDGMGGASFASAELTDESEKDRPAVQVGDPFLEKSLIEACLEAFKTGAVVAAQDMGAAGITCSTAEMAAKGGVGIEFDLDKIPVRETGMVPYEYLLSESQERMLFVAHKGREQELIDIFHRWGLQAVVAGTVIAEPIVRILFKGDVAAEIPATALSDNTPIYHRELLAEAPEYARQAWEWTPDNLPPATVNRIEIQGSAKTWNDVLLQLLDTPTIASKRWVYRQYDHQVQNNTVLVPGGADAAVIRVRPLETPLTGVKEGTLHQTGVAATVDCNSRYVYLNPYEGAKAVVAEAARNLSCVGAEPIAVTDNLNFASPEKPVGYWQLAEACRGIADACREFQTPVTGGNVSLYNETVDSTGTPQPIYPTPVIGMVGLVADIHKVCGQAWQSEGDLIYLLGEKLDTAKNVTLGGSEYLAAIHGTVAGQPPQVDFELEQRVQAVCREGIHQSWIHSAHDSSEGGIAIALAESCISGNLGAEINLDLPSNASLRWDTLLFGEGGARIIVSVSPEQQTAWETYLEEKLSKNWQKIGQVAKTDGNFRVITADNTTLLNVSITEMSDCWSNCIERRLTT; encoded by the coding sequence ATGTCCGCCATCTCCTCTTCCCCCTTTTCGCTTGCAGAAATAACTTCAGAAGGTATCAAACCCGAAGAATATGAAGAAATTGTCCAGCGATTAGGTCGTCACCCCAACAAAGCTGAACTAGGGATGTTTGGCGTAATGTGGTCTGAGCATTGCTGTTATAAAAATTCTCGCCCACTCCTCAAACAATTTCCCACAGAAGGCGATCGCATTCTCGTTGGCCCAGGAGAAAACGCTGGCGTAGTAGACTTAGGCGACGGATTACAACTAGCCTTTAAAATCGAATCTCACAACCACCCCTCAGCCGTAGAACCATTTCAAGGAGCAGCCACCGGAGTAGGTGGTATATTAAGAGACATCTTTACAATGGGTGCGCGTCCCATTGCTATCTTAAATTCTCTCCGCTTCGGTTCCTTAGAAGATGGTCGTACTAAAAGGTTATTCTCTGGCGTAGTAGAAGGAATATCTCACTATGGTAATTGCGTTGGAGTTCCCACAGTAGGCGGTGAAGTGTATTTTGACCCCGCCTACTCTGGCAATCCCTTAGTCAATGCAATGGCACTAGGGTTAATGGAAACATCAGAAATTGTTAAATCTGGTGCATCTGGTCTTGGCAACCCCGTATTATATGTTGGCTCAACCACCGGACGAGATGGCATGGGTGGTGCAAGTTTTGCCAGTGCAGAATTAACTGATGAGTCAGAAAAAGACCGTCCCGCAGTACAAGTAGGCGACCCATTTTTAGAAAAATCTTTAATTGAAGCTTGCTTAGAAGCATTTAAAACTGGCGCAGTAGTAGCAGCACAAGATATGGGTGCGGCTGGAATTACCTGTTCTACCGCAGAAATGGCAGCTAAAGGTGGCGTAGGAATTGAATTTGATTTAGACAAAATTCCAGTACGCGAAACTGGGATGGTTCCTTATGAATATTTATTGTCTGAATCCCAAGAAAGAATGTTATTTGTTGCTCACAAAGGACGTGAACAAGAATTAATTGATATTTTCCACCGTTGGGGTTTACAAGCGGTAGTAGCTGGCACAGTTATTGCAGAACCAATAGTCCGAATTTTATTTAAAGGTGACGTTGCAGCAGAAATACCAGCAACAGCTTTGTCAGATAATACACCAATTTATCATCGGGAATTACTCGCTGAAGCACCAGAATATGCCCGTCAAGCTTGGGAATGGACACCCGATAATTTACCTCCTGCTACAGTTAATAGAATTGAAATTCAAGGCAGCGCGAAAACTTGGAATGATGTTCTGTTACAGCTATTAGATACCCCAACAATTGCTTCAAAACGTTGGGTTTATCGCCAATATGACCATCAGGTGCAGAATAATACAGTACTTGTTCCTGGTGGTGCTGATGCTGCTGTAATCAGAGTGCGTCCACTGGAAACCCCGTTAACAGGTGTAAAAGAAGGTACTTTACATCAAACAGGTGTAGCTGCAACAGTAGATTGCAATTCCCGCTATGTATACCTAAACCCTTATGAAGGTGCAAAAGCAGTTGTAGCTGAAGCTGCACGTAATCTTAGCTGTGTGGGTGCGGAACCTATAGCAGTTACAGATAACTTAAATTTTGCTAGTCCCGAAAAACCTGTAGGTTATTGGCAATTAGCAGAAGCTTGTCGAGGAATTGCCGACGCTTGCAGAGAATTCCAAACTCCGGTAACAGGTGGAAATGTTTCCCTATACAACGAAACTGTTGATTCTACAGGTACACCCCAACCGATTTATCCTACCCCCGTTATTGGCATGGTCGGATTAGTTGCTGATATTCACAAAGTTTGCGGTCAAGCTTGGCAGTCTGAAGGAGATTTAATTTATCTTTTAGGAGAAAAGCTAGATACAGCCAAAAACGTAACTTTGGGAGGTTCAGAATATCTAGCAGCAATACACGGAACCGTTGCGGGACAACCGCCACAAGTTGATTTTGAATTAGAACAGCGTGTCCAAGCAGTTTGCCGTGAAGGTATCCATCAAAGTTGGATTCATTCAGCCCATGATAGCTCTGAAGGTGGAATTGCGATCGCACTTGCCGAATCCTGCATCAGTGGTAATCTAGGAGCAGAAATTAACCTAGACTTACCCTCAAATGCCTCACTACGCTGGGATACCTTACTATTTGGCGAAGGTGGAGCAAGAATCATCGTATCCGTTTCCCCAGAACAACAAACAGCTTGGGAAACTTACCTTGAAGAAAAACTGAGTAAAAATTGGCAAAAAATCGGTCAAGTAGCCAAAACAGACGGAAACTTCCGAGTTATTACGGCTGACAACACCACCCTACTCAACGTTAGCATTACAGAGATGAGCGATTGCTGGTCTAACTGCATCGAACGCCGTCTAACTACTTAA